CGGCGCGATCGGTGGGGCGGAGTTCTACATCAGCGGCCCGCAATACGAGGTCTGGAAGCACACCCAGCTCATCATCGACGTGGTGCCTGGCCGCGGCGGCATGTTCTCGCTGGAGAACGGCTCGGGGCAGCGCTTCCTCTTGCGCTCGCGCGTGTTCGACGCGGCCGAGAGCGCGGCCCTGACGGTGTGAGGCCGTGGCGGGGCCGGCTCGCCCCGTGCTAAGCGCGGGGCAGTCCTCCCGGAGCCAGGCCATGCCGACCCTGACCCATCTCGACGCCGCCGGCGCCGCCAACATGGTCGACGTCACCGACAAGGCCGCGACAGACCGCGCCGCCCGCGCCGAGGGCCTGGTGGTGATGAACCCCGACACCCTGCGGCTGATCCGCGAGGGCGACGCCAAGAAGGGCGACGTGCTCGGCACCGCGCGGCTCGCCGGCATCATGGCGGCCAAGCGCACCCATGAGCTGATCCCGCTCTGCCACCCGCTGCTCCTCACGAAGGTCCGCGTCGAGTGCGAGCCCGACGACGGCCTGCCCGGCATCCGGATCACCGCGGAGGTGCGGGTGCAGGGCCCGACCGGGGTCGAGATGGAGGCGCTGACCGCCGTCTCGGTCGCGTGCCTGACCGTCTACGACATGGTGAAAGCCGCCGACCGGGGCATGCGGGTCGAGGGCGTGCGGCTGCTGCACAAGAGCGGCGGGCGCTCGGGGGTGTGGCAGGCGGATTCGTCGGAGATGGGCGCGTGAGCGCGCTCCTCCCCGTCTCCGAGGCGCTGGCGCGCATCCTGGCGGGCGCGAGCCCGGTCGAGGCCGAGACCGTCGCCATCACGGAAGCGGCCGGCCGCACCCTCGCCGAGGACGTGCGGGCCCTGCGCACCCAGCCGCCCTTCTCGACCTCGGCGATGGACGGCTACGCCGTGCGCGCCGCCGACGTCGCCGGTGCCTCGCCGGAGGCCCCCGTGCGCCTGATCGTCACCGCCACCAGCGCCGCCGGCCACGGCGCCCGCGGGCCGGTGGGCCCGGGCGAGGCGATCCGCATCTTCACCGGCGCGCCGCTGCCGTCGGGCGCCGACACGGTGGTGATCCAGGAGGACACGGAGCGCGACGGCGACGCGGTCCTGGCGAGGGCCGGCAACCCGCCGGGGCGCCACATCCGCGGCAGCGGCCTCGATTTCCGCGAGGGCGACCGGCTGCTCCAGGCCGGCGAGCGCCTCGACGGCTGGCGGGTGGCGCTCGCCGCCGCGGGCGGGAACCCGTCCTTACGCGTCCGGCGCCGTCCCCGGGTCGCGGTGCTCGCCACCGGCGACGAGCTGGTGCGGCCGGGCGAGCCGGCCGAATGGGACCAGATCGTCGCCTCGAACGGCCTGGCGCTCGCCGCGATGGCGGAGGGCGCCGGAGCCGAGGCGATCGATCTCGGCATCGCCGGCGACAGCTTCGCCGACCTCGAAGCCGCCATCACCCGCGCCCGCGACGAACGCGCCGACCTCCTGGTGACGTTAGGGGGCGCCTCGGTCGGCGACCACGACCTCGTGCAGTCGGCGCTGACGCGCCAGGGGCTCGACCTCGGCTTCTGGCGCATCGCGCTCCGGCCGGGCAAGCCGCTGATGCACGGCCGTCTCGGCCCGATGGCGGTGCTGGGACTGCCGGGCAACCCGGTCTCGTCGGTGGTGTGCGGGCTGCTCTTCGTCCAGCCGCTGATCCGGGCATTGCTGGGCGATCCGGAGGCCGGGGCCGACCGCAGCGAGCCGGGCCTGCTCGGGCGCGACCTGCCGGCCAATGACGGGCGCCAGGACTACATGCGGGCCGCCCTCGACACCGCGCCGGACCGGCTGCCCGTGGTCCACCCGGCCGAGCGCCAGGATTCCTCGATGCTCTCGGTGCTCGCCCGCTCCGAGGCGCTGCTGATCCGCGCGCCCCACGCACCGGCGGCCCTGGCCGGCGATCCCTGCCGCATCCTGCGGCTCGACAGGGGGCTGTGATCCTGAGTCCCAGAGGCCGGGGGACCGGCGGGTCCCCCGATGCCTCGCCGACGCGTCCGGCGAGCCCCCGGTCAGTCGTCCGACGAATTCTTGCCGCCGGTCTTGCGGTCGTAGGCGGTGATCGCCGCCCGGCACTGGGGCGAGAGCTTGGCGCGGTTGCGCGTGAAGCAGCGCTCCACTTCCGGGCTGTCCGGATCGGCCCCGGCGCAGAGCTTGAAGTAGTCGCCGGCACAATTCATCTGGAGGCCCTGATCGTCCCGCTGGGCGAGGGCCGGCGTCGCCGCCAGGGAGGTCAGGGCCAGAAGCGTCAGGAAGGCCGCGGTGGCGGCGGGCGCACGAAGCGACGTCGGGTTCAAGGTGTCATCCCCGCTGGAGAAGCTGAGGCCCTAGGGTAGGTGTCCCGGGCCGCCGGACAAGCGCGGAGAGGTCACACAGGCGCGGGGATGCGCGCCGCGCCGGCGTCGCACCCGTCGGGCCGGCGGGCCGCGCCGCGCTTCTCAGATCTTGGCCGTATTCTTGCCGCAGCGCCAAGTTCAAGATGCCGGCCGCGGGCAGACGAGCTTGCCTCTCAAGGCCAAGCTTGGATTAAAGTTCGCTGAATATCGTTTTCAGATCGCATTAAAATCCACGGCTTTATTGCGGCGCCAACGAAGCACGAGGCGGCTCCCATCGGCGCCCGCGGCTCCGGCAGGCATTCCGTCCGCCGCGGCCCGGCCCCGTCAGCCGCGAGGCCATGCGGCGATGCGCGACGACGAGACCGACACCGACGCTCCGGCCGGACCGGAGCCGGTATCCCGCGAGCGGCCCGCGGGGCCGCCGAGGGCCGAACTCGACGCCGGCACCCGGCGCCGCCTCGGCCGGGCGCTGCGCGCCCATTACGCCGACCTGCTGAGCGCTCCGGTGCCGGACCGCTTCGCCGCGCTCATCGCCGGGCTCGACGGGGGACCCCCGCCCGCGAACGCCGCCGGACCGGCCGATAGCCCCGAGGCCGCCCCCGGCCAGGAGGACGCCCGATGACGCCCGCGATGAAACCCGTCGATCCCGAGATGCGCGCGCTGCTGCTCGGCTCGATCCCGGCCCTGCGCGCCTTCGCGTTCTCGCTGACCCGCGACTTCGACCGCAGCGACGACCTCGTGCAGGAGACCCTGGTGCGGGCCTGGACCAAGGCCGACAGCTTCACCCCCGGCACCAACCTCTATGCCTGGCTGTTCACCATCCTGCGCAACCTGTTCTACTCCGAGCAGCGCAAGCGCCGGCGCGAGGTCGAGGATGCCGACGGGGTGATGGCCGGGCGCCTCACCGCCCTGCCGGACCAGGAGGCGCGGGTCGAGCTCTCGGCCTTCCAGGCGGCGCTGAGCACCCTGCCGGCGAACCAGCGCGAGGCGCTGGTGCTGGTGGGCGCCCAGAACTTCACCTACGAGGAGGCGGCCGAGATCTGCGGCGTCGCCGTCGGCACGATCAAGAGCCGGGTCAGCCGGGCCCGCGGCCGCCTGGTCGAGCTGCTCGGCATGACCGGCCCCGACGACATCGGCAGCGACGGCGCGACGCTGGCGGCCATGAGTCATCCATGATCAGTCATCCATGATCGGTCATCCATGATGGGTCATCCCTGATGGGTCCTGCGCGATCGGGGCTCCCCATGACCGGCCGTCCGCCGTCGGGCGGGGACGCCCGCGCCGGCCCCGGCGCGGGCCGGAACGCCGCATCCCGGAACAGTTTCCCGGGCTGCACGGTTTCGACGACCCAGCGGCAGTTCCGCCGCGCCACCTGCATCCGTGGAGTTGGTCTCGATGCCCCGCCCCTACGAAGCCGTCGCGGACGCGATCCGCATCGCCCGCGCCATCGTGATGCACGAGGGCTCCGCGCTCGCCGCGGCGGCGCGGACGGGAAACGATGCGGCGCTCGATGCGGCGAGCTGCGACCTCGTCAGCCGGATCGCCCAGGCGATCCTCGACGCCGAGAACGAGGCCATGGCCCGGACCGTCCTCGCCGCCGATCCCTTTCCGGAGAGGCGTCTGAGCGCGTGAGGCTCCGCCCCGCCTGACGCCGCGCCTCAGAGGTCCGATCCCTCCGCCGCGATCGCCGCTTCGTAGGCCGCCAGGCTCGGCGCCTCGGCCGGCAGGGACGGGATCGCGACCTCCGCGAGCCGGGAGCGGGCCTCGACCAGGGCGTCGAGCAGGATCGCGGTGTCGCGGGTGAACGGCAGCAGCAGGCCGCCGCCCTGGGCACGGATGCGCTCGGCCGGGGCGCCCGCATCGAGGGCGACCACCTTGTAGCCCGCCGCCCACACCTCCGACAGGACGTAGGAGTAGGTCTCGGGCCAGACGCTCGACAGGAACACGTAGTCGGGGTCGACATCGGCGAGGAGGTGCGGCAGTTCCTCCGGCCGGTAGGAGCCCGTCACCGCGAGGGTGCCGAGGCCCTCGACCCGCGTGAGGTCGGCGACGGAGCCGATCACCGTGAAGGCGATCGGGCGACGCTCCCGTGCCGCGCGCTCGGCGAGCGCCACCACGAGCTCGAACCCCTTGTGAGCGCCGATGCCGCCGACGAGGGCGACCCGCACGGCGCCGGTGCGCGGCCGGCGCGCGCGCTCGGCGATGGGGCCGGGCGCCGCGTCGGGATGCGGCACCACCGCGATGCCGGTCAGGCCGAGGCGGCGGGCATAGCGCTCGGCGGTGTCGCGGGAGGGCGCCACGAGGCGCCGGGCCCCGCGCAGGATGCGCTCGTTCGTCGCGAGCCAGCCGTCGAGGCCGCCGCCCATCAGGGCGTTCTGGTCGGCGTAGTCGTAGGCGACGCCGCTCACCGTGCACTGGCGGCAGATGTCGGCCGGCGGCTCCTCGCAGTAGAAGTTGCGTCCGTCGACCAGATGAACCTTCGGGCAGTACCACTGGTAGTCGTGCAGCGTGACCGCGTAGGGCCAGCGGCCCGAGAACAGCCGGTCGAGGAGGGCCGCGTCGTAGCCGATGCGCGCGTTGAGGTGGAGATCGACGGCGACGCCGCGCGCCTCGAGCGCCTCGAGGAGCCCGAGCAGCTCGTCGGGCCGCAGGGTGACGCTCGCCGCGGCGGCGTGGAGGGCGAGGATCAGGCGCCTGGCCGGGCCCCGACCCGTCGGCGCCAGGGACCCGATCTCGTGGTCACCCGCCCGGGCGAGGCCGGAGACCTGGTCGATGTACCGCCCCGCGCCGCCGCCGAAGCCGTGGCCGACATGGAGGGTCAGGCGGCGGACGCGCTCGGCGAGCAGGGTGCCGAGGACGGCGGTCCGCAGCGGGCGCAGCGGGTCGGCGGCGATGAAGGCGTCGACCTCGTCCTGATACTCGGGGTAGAGGGCGAGGAGGCGGTCGTGGTTGCGCTCCAGGATCGCCAGCCGCTCCGACTTCCCGAACGACACCGAGCCCTCGTGCTCGACGTAAGCATCGGTGGCCGCGACGTGGATCCAGCCGAGGTCGCGGGCCTTGAGGCACCAATCGACCTCCTCGCAATAGCCCCGGCCCCATTCCGGCGAGAGCGCCCCGACCTCGTCGAGGGCCTGCCGGTTCAGGTAGAGGCAGAAGCCGACCCCCGTCGGGATCGTGACGGCGCCGAACCCTGCCGCCTCGAGGGCGGCGTCGATCGCCGCGGGGGGCAGCCCGAGGAGCGGCCCTTGCGCCTCCGGCATGCCCGGGAAGCCCAGGATGGTGGCGTTGTTCGAGAGCGGCGTGGCGCTGGCGATGCCGGGGCGGCGGTGGCAGGCGCGGGCGAGCTTCTCCAGCGCCCGGGGCGCCAGCACCGTGTCGGCGTTGACGAGGACGCAGTCCTCGCCGGGCTCGAGCAGGGCGAGGCCGCCGTTGACCGTGCCGATGAAGCCGAGATTCTCGCGGTTGCGCAGCACCGTCAGGGCCGGATGCCCCGCGGCCGCGAGGTCGTCGAGGGCGCGGGTGACCGCCGGATCGGGCGAGGCATCGTCGATCACCAGGGCGCGCATCCGCCCGGGGGCGAGCTGCGGCAGCAGCGAAGCGAGGCAGGCCTCGAGGTCGGACAGGCCGTTATAGACCGGCACGATCGCGCAGGCCGGGGGCGGCGTGCGGCCGCTCTCCGGCACCGGCTCGGGCGCCGCCGGCTCGGCGAGGACGAGGCGCGCGCCGCCCCCGGGCCGGATCGCCGCGACGAGGCGCTCGCGCAGGGCCAGGCGCTCGTCGCGCGTCGCCGCCGGGTCGTTGGGCAGGAGGAGCGCCCGCGCCTCCGCCCGGGCGAGCTCGATGGTGCCGCGCAGGTGGCCGATGACCTCGCCGGCCCCGACGGGGCCGACCGCGAGGTCGGTGCCGGGCGTGAGCGCGCCGGGCGGGAAGGCGAAGGCGGCCGAGTGGCGGCCGAACAGCTCCAGCAGGTCGGCCCGCGGGTGGGTCTCGACCTGCGCCACCTCCTCGCCGTCGCGCACCGCCCGCACGGTGCTCGGCCTGTCGGGCCCGGCGGCGTCGAAGACCCAGCCGGTGACGCGGCTCGGGGCCTCGACGTGGAGGCTGGAGCGCAGCCGCGGGGCGTAGGCGCCGAGATCCGCCACGGTGTCGCCGGCCCGCACCGCGATGCCGTGGGGCCGCCCGTCGAGGGCCCAGGCCGGCAGGCTCAGGCGAAAGCCGTTCCAGCCGCCCTCGCGCCCGCCGAAGCGCAGCTCCGGACGGTAGAGCCCGGGCCGGACCGGCTCGCCCTCGAGCCCGTCGACGACGAGGTGCACGGCCGGCAGCGGCTCGGCGGACAAGGACGAGACCCAGCCCGTCAGCACGCCGCCGACGACGCCGTCGAGGTGGACCGCGTGGCATCCCGGCCCGACCGCGATCCGCTGCTGGTCGGCGCGGCCCGGCTCGGTCACCGTCAGGCGCAGCGTCGCCGGACCAGCGAGGAGCGCCGGATCGAGGGCGGCGTGCAGGTAGGCGGTGCCGTCCTCGACGAAGCGGCGGTCGACCGGCAGCGCGTGCTCACGCTCGGAGCCCCGCGCCAGGGCCAGCTCGACCGCGTCCGGATCGGCCTCCGGGTTGAGGGCGACCAGGATTCCGCAATTGTAGGCCCGGGTCCAGGCGACCGGGCCGGGCGGAGGCACGAACCACTGGCGCCCCGTCTCCGCGAGGCGCCGCGCGCGTTTCAGGATCGTCACGTCGCTATAGACCGCACACAGGAGGGAGCCGCCGGCACGGAACCGGGGCCGTCGATCTCCTCTAACCGAGACCACGGCCGTGTGCGAACTGCCGCGGCGTCACACTGTTCCGTGCCGTCCGCAGAAACCGGTGGCGGCAACCGGGACGGTCGCGCGGATCCGGTCGGAGGCGTCCGGCGACGCCTGTGCTGGTGTCCTCGAGCGCCGGGATCTCAGCCGGGGCTTTCCGTGCGGGAGCCATGGCGGTAGGATCCGACGACCTCGCGTGACTGACGCTGGAGATGGGCAACCATCGGGGAGCGCGAGCGGACATCGCCGCGCGTCTGGGCATCCTCCTGCAATGGAACAGTGATGCCCACCTTGAGCAACCTTCTTGCTTTCGCGGCGATCGCGCTCGGCATGGTCCTGACGCCTGGGCCCAACATGATCTACCTGATCTCGCGCTCCATCTGCCAGGGCAGGATCGCGGGTTTGATCTCCCTCGGCGGCGTGGCCTTGGGCTTCGTCTTCTACATGCTCTGCGCGGCCCTCGGCATCACCGCCTTCGTCCTCGCAGTGCCCTACGCCTACGACGCGATCCGCATCGGTGGCGCGCTCTACCTGCTCTGGCTCGCGTGGCAGGCCGTCCGGCCCGGCGGACGCTCGCCCTTCGAGGTCAAGAACCTGCCGAAGGACAGCCCGCGAAAGCTGTTCCTCATGGGCCTCCTGACCAACCTGCTCAATCCGAAGATCGCGGTCATGTATCTCTCGCTGCTGCCGCAGTTCATCGATCCCGCGGCCGGCGGCGTGCTGGGCCAGGCCCTCGTGCTCGGCGCGACGCAGATCGTCATCAGCGTCCTCGTCAACGCGACCATCGCGGTCGCGGCCGGATCAATCGCGCTGTTCCTGACCCGCCGGCCGTCCTTCGCGGTCGTGCAGCGCTGGATCATGGGAACGGTGCTGGCCGCGCTGGCCGTCCGGATGATGACGGAGGCTCGCCGCTGAAGCGGGCGGTCTGAACCCGGTCTCTCGCATCCGCCGAACGCGCGGCTCGGCGCTGAGCTCTAGACCGCCAGCGCCAGCAGCCGGTCGCAATCGACATGCGCCTCGAGGTGGTCGGCGAGGCGGTCGAGCACGCCCTCGATCACCGCCTCGTAAGCCTCCGGGCCCGGCGCGGCGCCGAGGCGGGCCAGCCACAGGGCGCGCTGGCCCTCGTCGGAGAACAGCCCGTGGACGTAGGTGCCGCTGACGAGCCCGTCGGCGGAGACCGCGCCGTCGGTGCGGCCGTCGGCGAGGCGCAGCAGCGGCCGGGCGGCGTCGGGCCCGCCGGTCTCGCCGACATGCATCTCGTAGCCGGTGAACGGGGTCCCGTCCGGCAGGCTCACGCCGCTCGCCGCGGCCAGCCGCTTCTCGGCGGTCATCACCGTCGCCACGTCGAGGAGGCCGAGGCCCGCCACCGTGCCGGGCGGGCCCTCGATGCCCTGCGGGTCGCTCAGGGTCGTGCCGAGCATCTGGTAGCCGCCGCACAGGCCGAGCACCCGCCCGCCCCGGCGGCGATGGGCCAGGATGTCGATGTCCCAGCCTTGCGCGCGCAGGAAGGCGAGGTCGGGGATCGTGGTCTTCGAGCCCGGCAGCAGCACGAGGTCGGCCGGCGGGATCGGCCGGCCGGGATCGACCAGCACCACGCTCACCCCCGGCTCGGCCCGCAAGGGGTCGAGATCGTCGAAATTGGCGATGCGGGGCAGGACCGGCACCGCCACGACCCTCCCACCCGGCCGCTCGGCCCCTTTCAGCCCCATCACGTCCTCCGCCGGCAGCCGGGCGGCCTCGGGGAAGTGCGGGATCAGCCCGAGCGCCTCCCAGCCGGTGCGGGCGGCGATGAGCCCCATGCCGTCGGCAAACAGCGACGGGTCGCCCCGGAAGCGGTTGACGAGGAAGCCCCGCACCATCGCGGCATCCTCGGGATCGATCACCGCCTTCGTGCCGACGAGGCTCGCGATCACCCCGCCGCGGTCGATGTCGCCGAGCAGCACCACCGGCGTCCCGGTGGCGCGGGCAAACCCCATATTGGCGATGTCGCCGCGGCGCAGGTTGACCTCGGAGGCCGAGCCCGCGCCCTCGACCAGCACCAGGTCGGATTCCGCCCGCAGCCGCCCGAAGCTCTCGACGACCGCCGCAAGGAGGCGCGGCTTCCAGGCCTGGTACTCGCGGGCCCGCGCGGTGCCGACCATCCGCCCCTGCACCACCACCTGGGAGCCGGTCTCGCTCTGGGGCTTGAGGAGCACCGGGTTCATGTGGACCGAGGGCGCCACGCCCGCCGCCCGGGCCTGGAGCGCCTGGGCGCGGCCGATCTCGCCGCCGTCGGCCGTCACGGCGGCGTTGTTCGACATGTTCTGCGGCTTGAACGGCCGCACCCGCAGGCCCCGTCGCGCGTAGAGGCGGGCGAGCCCGGCGACGATCAGCGACTTGCCGACATCCGAGCCGGTGCCCTGGATCATCAGGGCCCGCGGCCTCGATTCGTCTCGTGCGGGCATGGATCCTCGGGATTGGCCGGTCGGGTGCACCGGCGGTTCTTGCCGGGACCGTGCGGCAGCGCACGGAAAAAATTCAGAAACCGTGGCGGTCGACAGGCGGG
The sequence above is drawn from the Methylobacterium terrae genome and encodes:
- a CDS encoding sigma-70 family RNA polymerase sigma factor, with product MKPVDPEMRALLLGSIPALRAFAFSLTRDFDRSDDLVQETLVRAWTKADSFTPGTNLYAWLFTILRNLFYSEQRKRRREVEDADGVMAGRLTALPDQEARVELSAFQAALSTLPANQREALVLVGAQNFTYEEAAEICGVAVGTIKSRVSRARGRLVELLGMTGPDDIGSDGATLAAMSHP
- a CDS encoding DUF779 domain-containing protein, whose translation is MSAAPPRVTATPAALALIARLRATHGEVLFHQSGGCCDGSAPMCYPVGDFLIGDGDVRLGAIGGAEFYISGPQYEVWKHTQLIIDVVPGRGGMFSLENGSGQRFLLRSRVFDAAESAALTV
- a CDS encoding cobyric acid synthase; the protein is MIQGTGSDVGKSLIVAGLARLYARRGLRVRPFKPQNMSNNAAVTADGGEIGRAQALQARAAGVAPSVHMNPVLLKPQSETGSQVVVQGRMVGTARAREYQAWKPRLLAAVVESFGRLRAESDLVLVEGAGSASEVNLRRGDIANMGFARATGTPVVLLGDIDRGGVIASLVGTKAVIDPEDAAMVRGFLVNRFRGDPSLFADGMGLIAARTGWEALGLIPHFPEAARLPAEDVMGLKGAERPGGRVVAVPVLPRIANFDDLDPLRAEPGVSVVLVDPGRPIPPADLVLLPGSKTTIPDLAFLRAQGWDIDILAHRRRGGRVLGLCGGYQMLGTTLSDPQGIEGPPGTVAGLGLLDVATVMTAEKRLAAASGVSLPDGTPFTGYEMHVGETGGPDAARPLLRLADGRTDGAVSADGLVSGTYVHGLFSDEGQRALWLARLGAAPGPEAYEAVIEGVLDRLADHLEAHVDCDRLLALAV
- the glp gene encoding gephyrin-like molybdotransferase Glp; its protein translation is MSALLPVSEALARILAGASPVEAETVAITEAAGRTLAEDVRALRTQPPFSTSAMDGYAVRAADVAGASPEAPVRLIVTATSAAGHGARGPVGPGEAIRIFTGAPLPSGADTVVIQEDTERDGDAVLARAGNPPGRHIRGSGLDFREGDRLLQAGERLDGWRVALAAAGGNPSLRVRRRPRVAVLATGDELVRPGEPAEWDQIVASNGLALAAMAEGAGAEAIDLGIAGDSFADLEAAITRARDERADLLVTLGGASVGDHDLVQSALTRQGLDLGFWRIALRPGKPLMHGRLGPMAVLGLPGNPVSSVVCGLLFVQPLIRALLGDPEAGADRSEPGLLGRDLPANDGRQDYMRAALDTAPDRLPVVHPAERQDSSMLSVLARSEALLIRAPHAPAALAGDPCRILRLDRGL
- the moaC gene encoding cyclic pyranopterin monophosphate synthase MoaC, giving the protein MPTLTHLDAAGAANMVDVTDKAATDRAARAEGLVVMNPDTLRLIREGDAKKGDVLGTARLAGIMAAKRTHELIPLCHPLLLTKVRVECEPDDGLPGIRITAEVRVQGPTGVEMEALTAVSVACLTVYDMVKAADRGMRVEGVRLLHKSGGRSGVWQADSSEMGA
- a CDS encoding glycosyltransferase; the protein is MTILKRARRLAETGRQWFVPPPGPVAWTRAYNCGILVALNPEADPDAVELALARGSEREHALPVDRRFVEDGTAYLHAALDPALLAGPATLRLTVTEPGRADQQRIAVGPGCHAVHLDGVVGGVLTGWVSSLSAEPLPAVHLVVDGLEGEPVRPGLYRPELRFGGREGGWNGFRLSLPAWALDGRPHGIAVRAGDTVADLGAYAPRLRSSLHVEAPSRVTGWVFDAAGPDRPSTVRAVRDGEEVAQVETHPRADLLELFGRHSAAFAFPPGALTPGTDLAVGPVGAGEVIGHLRGTIELARAEARALLLPNDPAATRDERLALRERLVAAIRPGGGARLVLAEPAAPEPVPESGRTPPPACAIVPVYNGLSDLEACLASLLPQLAPGRMRALVIDDASPDPAVTRALDDLAAAGHPALTVLRNRENLGFIGTVNGGLALLEPGEDCVLVNADTVLAPRALEKLARACHRRPGIASATPLSNNATILGFPGMPEAQGPLLGLPPAAIDAALEAAGFGAVTIPTGVGFCLYLNRQALDEVGALSPEWGRGYCEEVDWCLKARDLGWIHVAATDAYVEHEGSVSFGKSERLAILERNHDRLLALYPEYQDEVDAFIAADPLRPLRTAVLGTLLAERVRRLTLHVGHGFGGGAGRYIDQVSGLARAGDHEIGSLAPTGRGPARRLILALHAAAASVTLRPDELLGLLEALEARGVAVDLHLNARIGYDAALLDRLFSGRWPYAVTLHDYQWYCPKVHLVDGRNFYCEEPPADICRQCTVSGVAYDYADQNALMGGGLDGWLATNERILRGARRLVAPSRDTAERYARRLGLTGIAVVPHPDAAPGPIAERARRPRTGAVRVALVGGIGAHKGFELVVALAERAARERRPIAFTVIGSVADLTRVEGLGTLAVTGSYRPEELPHLLADVDPDYVFLSSVWPETYSYVLSEVWAAGYKVVALDAGAPAERIRAQGGGLLLPFTRDTAILLDALVEARSRLAEVAIPSLPAEAPSLAAYEAAIAAEGSDL
- a CDS encoding LysE family translocator, whose protein sequence is MPTLSNLLAFAAIALGMVLTPGPNMIYLISRSICQGRIAGLISLGGVALGFVFYMLCAALGITAFVLAVPYAYDAIRIGGALYLLWLAWQAVRPGGRSPFEVKNLPKDSPRKLFLMGLLTNLLNPKIAVMYLSLLPQFIDPAAGGVLGQALVLGATQIVISVLVNATIAVAAGSIALFLTRRPSFAVVQRWIMGTVLAALAVRMMTEARR
- a CDS encoding NepR family anti-sigma factor, which translates into the protein MRDDETDTDAPAGPEPVSRERPAGPPRAELDAGTRRRLGRALRAHYADLLSAPVPDRFAALIAGLDGGPPPANAAGPADSPEAAPGQEDAR